A DNA window from Centroberyx gerrardi isolate f3 chromosome 5, fCenGer3.hap1.cur.20231027, whole genome shotgun sequence contains the following coding sequences:
- the myl9b gene encoding myosin regulatory light polypeptide 9b → MSSKRAKGKTTKKRPQRATSNVFAMFDQSQIQEFKEAFNMIDQNRDGFIDKEDLHDMLASLGKNPSDDYLEGMMSEAPGPINFTMFLTMFGERLNGTDPEDVIRNAFACFDEEGSGVIHEDHLRELLTTMGDRFTDEEVDELFREAPIDKKGNFNYAEFTRILKHGAKDKDDE, encoded by the exons ATGTCAAGCAAGCGCGCAAAGGGAAAGACCACCAAGAAGCGCCCCCAGAGGGCCACCTCCAACGTCTTCGCCATGTTCGACCAGTCTCAGATCCAGGAGTTCAAAGAGGCCTTCAACATGATCGATCAGAACAGAGACGGCTTCATTGACAAGGAGGACCTGCACGACATGCTGGCCTCTCTGG GTAAGAACCCCTCAGATGACTACCTGGAGGGGATGATGAGCGAGGCGCCAGGGCCCATCAACTTCACCATGTTCCTCACCATGTTCGGAGAGAGGCTCAACGGAACAGACCCCGAGGACGTCATCCGCAACGCCTTCGCCTGCTTTGATGAGGAGGGATCCG GTGTGATCCACGAGGATCACCTGAGGGAGCTGCTGACCACCATGGGCGACCGTTTCACAGACGAGGAGGTGGATGAGCTGTTCCGCGAGGCGCCCATCGACAAGAAGGGCAACTTCAACTACGCCGAGTTCACCCGCATCCTCAAACACGGCGCCAAAGACAAGGATGACGAGTAG